From the genome of Calditrichota bacterium:
TGTGGCGAGAACTTCCAACGGCGCGATTACATCTTCGGATATAGGCAACGGCCCTAACGGACGATAAAGGTGCTTGCGCAGCGCATATATGCCTCCCACACACCCCACCAACGCTCCAAATCGGCTCATTGACATTTTAAGGCTTACTTCGAAACTGCGATAGGTTGATTCTTCCTGAAGCGCAACGCCGGGCGCCAGAATCACCTTTAGATTGCCGCTGACGGCTCCGACTTGGGGATTGGTGAAGGCTGCCGCAAACTTGCGCAAGGCGTCATCCTTAAGTATAACATTGGCATCGGTTATCACGACGATGTCATTCGATGCCAGTGGGACAATCTGATCCAACACTCCCTGCTTGCCGGATCGTTCATCCATCCGCACCAGACGGACGTTTCGACCAGCGTAAGAGCGGACAATCTCGTCAGTGCGGTCGGTAGAAAGGTCCGATCCTACGAGCACCTCGACGCGGTCGGCGGGATAGTCCTGATCGAGTAGATTCTCTATCTTCTCCCGGATGACGGCCTCCTCGTTGTAGGCGGCGATGGCGACCGTCATCCCAGGAAGTCTATCAATCTTCATCTCAGGTCTTGATGGCCGACCTATGAATAGTGCAGCCAGTTTGAGAAGAAGTAACAATCCAAAGTAATTGTGGAAGAGCAATCCGGCACTGAGCCAAAAAAGAGTTTGGAGCAGTATTGCCGCGCCTTCGCTCAACGATTCGACTCCAGCATCTTCGCCGCTTCGCGGCCCCACCTGTCTTCGCCATAATCGCGCTTCACGCCGTTCAGAATGCGACGGGCTTCCTCCGTCTGCCCCAACTCGATCTTGATGCGGGCGGCTTCGATCTGCGCCGGCGCGGCCCATTGCGGAAAGGCGCCGAAGAGATACTTGACCTTAAGAAATTCAGCAGCGCCCTCCTCCTTCCTGCCGATTCGAGTCTTGATGGCCGCGGCCTCAAACTGCGCTTCCGCGCCTACCGCATCCGACCGGTCGGCAGCGATGCGGGTTACTCGATCCAGCGCCTCGTTAATGCGGCCTTGATCGGTCAGACAGCGCGCTAGTTCAATATTGGCTCGTGCGGCTGACTCGCTTTTCGCATCGCCCGTCGCCAATGGCTCAAGCAGTCTTATCGCTCCGGATGGATCACCGTCGCGCCGGACGAGGGAAGCCTCAGCAATGGCTGCTTCTCCGGCTAACTCGAGTTTCGGGAAATCGCTCCGCAACACCGCATAAGCCCGTCGCGCCGCGAGCGGATCGCCTCGCGCCTCGGCGATGCGCCCCAGTTGTAGCAGAGCCATTGCCGCGAACTGGCTCTTGCGGTCGCGGCGAACGAGGTCTTCCCAAATGGGCACTGCTGAAGTCGTGTCCCGGTCGTCGAGGAGCGCTTTGCCGCGCCAGAATAAAGCGGCCGGAACGTGTTCACTGCGGGGATGTTGTTCCACCAGTCGTCGGTAGGCATCGGCCGCGCGCCGCCGGTCGCCGCTGTTGTAGAGCAGGTCTCCAATGCGCAACGCTATGTCATCGACCAGCGGACTGGTTGGGTTGGCACGGGCAAATTCGTCGGTGACCCTCAGTGCTCGATCGACATCCCCCAACTGGAGCGCGCACCATTGCAGTCCGCTGATGGCATCGCCGACCAGCGGCGAACTCGGATAGTCGCGTATGACGC
Proteins encoded in this window:
- a CDS encoding glycosyltransferase family 2 protein, with the protein product MGRAGADRSRPHQDRVGADGGSPSHSERREARLWRRQVGPRSGEDAGVESLSEGAAILLQTLFWLSAGLLFHNYFGLLLLLKLAALFIGRPSRPEMKIDRLPGMTVAIAAYNEEAVIREKIENLLDQDYPADRVEVLVGSDLSTDRTDEIVRSYAGRNVRLVRMDERSGKQGVLDQIVPLASNDIVVITDANVILKDDALRKFAAAFTNPQVGAVSGNLKVILAPGVALQEESTYRSFEVSLKMSMSRFGALVGCVGGIYALRKHLYRPLGPLPISEDVIAPLEVLATGARVVFEPDAIGFEEAGPTMAAELRRRARNIGLTINSTARALRLGAQAGPFRLFLTLSYKILRWYAGFLFLVFALSGLLLYGLSPVHTIIATGLIILFAIGLIGGLLHLFSFRLFPFSQAFYFLMMNLAAPQGLYLYLRGTKRYWTPRGI